The Terriglobus roseus region TGGGACTACGCTGATGGCAAGCAAGGAAGAGCTCCACACCAGCGGGGCAAGCAGGTGCTGAGAATCGCTATTTAGTCCTGCACGCCCTAGCAGCGCCAGGAAATGAAGGCCTACCGCCTGTAGGATGAAAGCCGCGATGACAGCAAAAACAATATTTCCTGCAGTCGCAATCGCAAGGGATTTGGTCAGACTCTCAGATGAACCTGCAGCAGCACGATGCGAGAGATATGGGAAAAGAACATGCAGACCGGCCGCCGATACTCCGTAGATGGGCTGTGCTATCTGCGCACAGATTGCATAGGCGGCAATCGTAGGAGCGCCAAGCCACATTCCGAGAAAGAGCCTGTCTAGCTGGCCGAACACAACTCCAGACACTGCAAGCAGCCAACTGTATTTCCCAAATTGAAAGAGCAGCGCCATTGCATTCGCATTCCAGAGGGGACGCAGATGCTGTACATGCAACAACTGACGCATACGGTAGTGCTGAAGAACAGTTGCCGCTATGTTGCACAACGCCGTAACAAGCAGAACGCACCAGACATGCGGGAACAGCGCTGCTGTCAATATCCCGATGACAAGCGAGCCTATCCGGGCAAAGATGCTGATTCGGACGGCCGCACCATACCGCTCGTAGGCGCGTTGCGTACTGATGAAAACACTTTCAATGACGCGCTGTACGATCAGCAGAGAGACTAACAGGATGCTGTAGCTGCAATCGGCGCGAAGAAGAAGGTCTCCGCGTGCCACTCTCGCTGCGATCCATGGCGACGCCACCAGGATCGGTACAGCAAGTAACACAGCAAGAGCAGCGCTTATCAGGAAGAGCGTCCTCACTGTGATCAAGACAGCATCCGGATCCTTTACACGATCTCGGCTTACCTGCTTGATGGCAGCGTCGCCAAATCCAGATGCAACAATGCTGGCCGCACTGACAATAGCCGCCATGACAGACCACAAACCATAGCCGTCTACGCCAAGCGTATGCATCAGCATTGGCGCAGCAAGCAACATTGCCGCTGGATATGCCACATAATCCAGCACGCCATAGAACACGTTCTGCATCTGCTCCTTCATCGTTGCCCCCACGCGGGAACTAGAGACGAAACGATGCGGCGCATCAGGAGAACACGCGCGTCCTGGCTATGTTCTTGTAGGTGATCGAGAAGCAGCCACCCGATGCACACCAGTGACATCACTCCAAACCACAGCGCCAGCGTCATTAACGCGCGAGGAGGAAACGACTTCTTCTCTGCGACAGCTGGGGCATCAATCACCTTGAGAACGGGGATATCCCGAGCCTCATTGATGCGGGCCATCTCAAACTGCTCCGTCAGCAACTCAAACAACTTCTCCTGCACTTGCACTTCCCGATAACGATCTGCAAACGGGACAGCAAGCCGAGGTAATTGACGCAATGAAGGCGCGATGGCATCACTGACAGACTCGGTTGACTCATCAGCAAGCGGAGCAGAACTTCCGGCAATCCGCTTTAACTGCGCACGGAGCGACGCCGCACGCGCTTCTGCGGCGCGAAGACGAACATTGCCGTCGCCATAGATTTGGCGCATGGAATTGATGTTGGATTCTTCCAACAGGATCTGCGCCTGCAGTGCTGCGCCGGATGTGACCTCGGCACGCGCCTGCTCTTTAAGATCAATCGTCCCGTGTGTGCTGGAGAACTCACTTAAGGCAAGCTGCGCCTGCTCTAGATCACGCCGGGACTGCAACAACCGACGCTCCACGAAGATACGTTCCTGACGTGCGGACGATGTGCTTGTTCGATTGAGCTGACGATTTAGGCCGTCCAGATATGCATCCGCCATATCGCGTGCGCGTTGCGGATCATGGTCCTCCACCACGAGCGTGATTACATCGCTCTTCTTGTCGTTCAAGATCTGCACATGGCGCGCCAAGGCCTTAAGCGTATCTACGCGATAACGCTTGTGATACACCTTCTGCAGTTCGAAACGATCTATGATCTCTCCATTGATCGTGCCGCTCCGCAAAAGTTCCATATAGATGGCGGAAGAGTTGTTAGCGCCCAGAAGGCTTCCTGCGAGACTGCCCAGACTGCCCAATCCACTGGAACTCCTACCAGCAAGAGCCGCAAACATCGCAGCTCCCATGCTGCTATTGCCTGGCGGCATGATGCTTGCAGATGATTTATATGTCTTGGGCCACAGACAAGCTATGAGCAGACTAAGTGCAAAAACAACCACTCCAATTCTGCTCAGCAGCACGCGACGCTCAAAGAGAAACTCGATACGCTCAATTCCCGCGCTAGAGTGTGTTTTGGGCTCGCTCATAGCACACCTGCCACAGCTGCCGTTATGGCGATGGAGGATGTAATCTGCGCGACGGTCAACAAATTGCGCCAGAAGAGCGAGGCCCCAATAATCTTTTGCGGAACGACAACCACATCACCTGGATTCAGTTTCGTTTCGAGTACACCGTCGTGAAACAGACCGCCGCCGCTGTTACGGCCCACAACTGAGCCATTGGCACGAATAACAAAGATCTCTTTCGTGTTGGCCACCTGAGTTGTGCCGCCGGCTCTGTGCAAGTACCAGCCCGCGCTCTTGCCTGGAGCAAATGCAATTGCTGATGAGTTATAGACCTGACCGCTT contains the following coding sequences:
- a CDS encoding lipopolysaccharide biosynthesis protein, which codes for MKEQMQNVFYGVLDYVAYPAAMLLAAPMLMHTLGVDGYGLWSVMAAIVSAASIVASGFGDAAIKQVSRDRVKDPDAVLITVRTLFLISAALAVLLAVPILVASPWIAARVARGDLLLRADCSYSILLVSLLIVQRVIESVFISTQRAYERYGAAVRISIFARIGSLVIGILTAALFPHVWCVLLVTALCNIAATVLQHYRMRQLLHVQHLRPLWNANAMALLFQFGKYSWLLAVSGVVFGQLDRLFLGMWLGAPTIAAYAICAQIAQPIYGVSAAGLHVLFPYLSHRAAAGSSESLTKSLAIATAGNIVFAVIAAFILQAVGLHFLALLGRAGLNSDSQHLLAPLVWSSSLLAISVVPTYALYALDRVHLVALVNVLGAFVCIGCMAILGLHFGAMGIALARLAYGLICILLYLPLWRALKNRASVIHASAVLCEEV
- a CDS encoding lipopolysaccharide biosynthesis protein, with protein sequence MPPGNSSMGAAMFAALAGRSSSGLGSLGSLAGSLLGANNSSAIYMELLRSGTINGEIIDRFELQKVYHKRYRVDTLKALARHVQILNDKKSDVITLVVEDHDPQRARDMADAYLDGLNRQLNRTSTSSARQERIFVERRLLQSRRDLEQAQLALSEFSSTHGTIDLKEQARAEVTSGAALQAQILLEESNINSMRQIYGDGNVRLRAAEARAASLRAQLKRIAGSSAPLADESTESVSDAIAPSLRQLPRLAVPFADRYREVQVQEKLFELLTEQFEMARINEARDIPVLKVIDAPAVAEKKSFPPRALMTLALWFGVMSLVCIGWLLLDHLQEHSQDARVLLMRRIVSSLVPAWGQR